A region from the Cervus elaphus chromosome 10, mCerEla1.1, whole genome shotgun sequence genome encodes:
- the ALG1 gene encoding chitobiosyldiphosphodolichol beta-mannosyltransferase isoform X1: MAASYVALLALSVFLPLLLLVAWKHWRRGRAARHVIVVVLGDVGRSPRMQYHALSLAKSGFSVTLLGFCNSKPHDELLQSDRIQIVSLTDLQRLAVGPHILQYGVKVVFQAVHLLWKLMCVEPAAYIFLQNPPGLPAIAVCWFAGCLCGSKLVVDWHNYGYSIMGLVHGPSHPLVLLAKWYEKLCGRLSHLNLCVTNAMQDDLAENWGVKAVTVYDKPASFFKETPLDLQHQLFMKLSRTYPVFRARSESSDPGMERSAFTEQDALSGAVTHLCGRPALLVSSTSWTEDEDFSILLAALEKFEQLIDSGESLPSLVCVITGKGPLKDYYSCLIHQKRFQHIQVCTPWLEAEDYPLLLGSADLGVCLHRSSSGLDLPMKVVDMFGCCLPVCAVNFQCLHELVKHGENGLVFEDSEELAAQLQTLFSRFPDPAGKLHQFRESLRESEQLRWDESWEQTVLPLISAT; encoded by the exons ATGGCGGCCTCCTACGTGGCGCTCTTGGCGCTGTCGGTGttcctgccgctgctgctgctggtggcgTGGAAGCACTGGCGGCGGGGGCGCGCGGCCCGCCACGTTATTGTCGTGGTGCTGGGCGACGTGGGCCGCAGCCCCCGCATGCAGTACCACGCGTTGTCACTGGCCAAGAGCGGCTTCTCCGTGACCCTCTTGGGGTTCTGCA ACTCCAAACCCCACGATGAGCTCTTGCAAAGCGACAGAATTCAGATTGTGAGTCTGACAGACCTTCAGAGACTTGCAG TCGGGCCCCACATTCTCCAGTATGGAGTCAAAGTTGTATTCCAGGCAGTGCACCTGCTGTGGAAGTTGATGTGCGTGGAGCCAGCAGCCTACATCTTTCTCCAG AACCCTCCGGGCCTGCCCGCCATTGCTGTCTGCTGGTTCGCGGGCTGCCTTTGCGGGAGCAAGCTTGTCGTCGACTGGCACAACTACGGCTACTCCATTATGGGTCTGGTGCATGGCCCCAGCCACCCCCTCGTTCTGCTGGCCAAGTG GTACGAGAAGCTTTGCGGACGCCTGTCCCACCTGAACCTGTGTGTGACCAACGCGATGCAGGACGACCTGGCTGAGAACTGGGGCGTCAA AGCCGTGACCGTGTACGACAAGCCAGCATCTTTCTTTAAAGAGACGCCCTTGGACCTGCAACATCAGCTCTTTATGAAGCTGAGCCGCACCTACCCTGTGTTCAGGGCCCG CTCAGAATCCTCGGACCCGGGCATGGAGCGGTCAGCCTTCACGGAGCAGGATGCCTTGAGTGGAGCGGTGACCCATCTCTGCGGGCGGCCGGCCCTGTTGGTCAGCAGCACGAGCTGGACAG AGGACGAAGACTTCTCCATCTTGCTGGCGGCACTAGAAA aatttGAACAGTTGATCGACAGTGGGGAAAGCCTTCCTTCTCTGGTTTGTGTCATAACAG GCAAAGGGCCTCTGAAGGACTATTACAGCTGCCTCATCCATCAGAAGCGTTTCCAGCACATCCAGGTCTGCACCCCGTGGCTGGAGGCTGAGGACTACCCCTTGCTTCTGG GGTCTGCAGACCTGGGCGTCTGCCTGCACCGGTCCTCCAGCGGCCTGGACCTGCCCATGAAGGTGGTGGACATGTTTGGATGCTGCCTGCCCGTGTGTGCCGTGAACTTCCAGTG CTTACACGAGCTTGTGAAACACGGGGAGAACGGGCTGGTCTTCGAGGACTCGGAGGAGCTGGCAGCTCAGCTACAG ACACTTTTCTCGAGGTTTCCCGATCCTGCTGGCAAACTGCACCAGTTCCGCGAGAGCCTCCGGGAATCAGAGCAGCTCCGCTGGGATGAGAGCTGGGAGCAGACGGTGCTCCCTTTGATCTCGGCCACGTGA
- the ALG1 gene encoding chitobiosyldiphosphodolichol beta-mannosyltransferase isoform X2 encodes MCVEPAAYIFLQNPPGLPAIAVCWFAGCLCGSKLVVDWHNYGYSIMGLVHGPSHPLVLLAKWYEKLCGRLSHLNLCVTNAMQDDLAENWGVKAVTVYDKPASFFKETPLDLQHQLFMKLSRTYPVFRARSESSDPGMERSAFTEQDALSGAVTHLCGRPALLVSSTSWTEDEDFSILLAALEKFEQLIDSGESLPSLVCVITGKGPLKDYYSCLIHQKRFQHIQVCTPWLEAEDYPLLLGSADLGVCLHRSSSGLDLPMKVVDMFGCCLPVCAVNFQCLHELVKHGENGLVFEDSEELAAQLQTLFSRFPDPAGKLHQFRESLRESEQLRWDESWEQTVLPLISAT; translated from the exons ATGTGCGTGGAGCCAGCAGCCTACATCTTTCTCCAG AACCCTCCGGGCCTGCCCGCCATTGCTGTCTGCTGGTTCGCGGGCTGCCTTTGCGGGAGCAAGCTTGTCGTCGACTGGCACAACTACGGCTACTCCATTATGGGTCTGGTGCATGGCCCCAGCCACCCCCTCGTTCTGCTGGCCAAGTG GTACGAGAAGCTTTGCGGACGCCTGTCCCACCTGAACCTGTGTGTGACCAACGCGATGCAGGACGACCTGGCTGAGAACTGGGGCGTCAA AGCCGTGACCGTGTACGACAAGCCAGCATCTTTCTTTAAAGAGACGCCCTTGGACCTGCAACATCAGCTCTTTATGAAGCTGAGCCGCACCTACCCTGTGTTCAGGGCCCG CTCAGAATCCTCGGACCCGGGCATGGAGCGGTCAGCCTTCACGGAGCAGGATGCCTTGAGTGGAGCGGTGACCCATCTCTGCGGGCGGCCGGCCCTGTTGGTCAGCAGCACGAGCTGGACAG AGGACGAAGACTTCTCCATCTTGCTGGCGGCACTAGAAA aatttGAACAGTTGATCGACAGTGGGGAAAGCCTTCCTTCTCTGGTTTGTGTCATAACAG GCAAAGGGCCTCTGAAGGACTATTACAGCTGCCTCATCCATCAGAAGCGTTTCCAGCACATCCAGGTCTGCACCCCGTGGCTGGAGGCTGAGGACTACCCCTTGCTTCTGG GGTCTGCAGACCTGGGCGTCTGCCTGCACCGGTCCTCCAGCGGCCTGGACCTGCCCATGAAGGTGGTGGACATGTTTGGATGCTGCCTGCCCGTGTGTGCCGTGAACTTCCAGTG CTTACACGAGCTTGTGAAACACGGGGAGAACGGGCTGGTCTTCGAGGACTCGGAGGAGCTGGCAGCTCAGCTACAG ACACTTTTCTCGAGGTTTCCCGATCCTGCTGGCAAACTGCACCAGTTCCGCGAGAGCCTCCGGGAATCAGAGCAGCTCCGCTGGGATGAGAGCTGGGAGCAGACGGTGCTCCCTTTGATCTCGGCCACGTGA